The proteins below are encoded in one region of Nitrosopumilus sp.:
- a CDS encoding ABC transporter permease, protein MHPIIRLVNRNLTISLNPGFLIWQVIFPLIYIFVAGFAYAPLISEVPFGAKDLDYPAFLASGMIGFNIMNSTLVSGIIIWNDRKHGMFEQIMSGPFTRSHYILSNICTIGIVGLVSATLIALVGYPVFFESVEFSIITIPIIIFGAITGSVLFGSLASIISTRLRSSEGFNVIINTVFLFFAFVSTAFYPADGAPEPLHSAFYLNPLTYLVDVIRAGIFGNITNFVIFEMLVLVCIASVLFVIASKLLTKLDF, encoded by the coding sequence ATGCATCCAATAATTAGACTAGTGAATCGAAATCTGACGATTTCTCTTAATCCTGGATTCTTGATCTGGCAAGTAATTTTTCCCCTAATCTATATTTTTGTTGCAGGATTTGCATATGCGCCATTAATTAGTGAAGTTCCATTTGGAGCAAAAGATCTTGATTATCCTGCATTTTTAGCATCAGGAATGATTGGATTTAATATTATGAATAGTACGCTTGTCTCTGGTATCATTATTTGGAATGATAGAAAGCATGGAATGTTTGAGCAAATAATGTCTGGACCTTTTACTCGTAGTCATTATATTCTTAGTAATATATGCACCATAGGAATTGTTGGATTAGTTAGTGCAACACTGATTGCTCTAGTTGGGTATCCTGTATTTTTTGAATCTGTAGAGTTCTCAATTATAACAATTCCAATAATTATTTTTGGTGCAATTACTGGTTCTGTATTATTTGGATCATTGGCCTCAATAATTTCCACCAGATTACGCTCAAGTGAGGGATTTAATGTAATTATTAATACTGTTTTTCTTTTCTTTGCTTTTGTTAGTACTGCATTTTATCCTGCAGATGGTGCCCCTGAACCACTTCATTCTGCATTTTATTTGAACCCACTTACTTATCTTGTGGATGTAATTAGAGCAGGAATTTTTGGTAATATTACTAACTTTGTTATTTTTGAAATGCTAGTTCTTGTTTGTATTGCATCTGTGTTATTTGTAATTGCTTCAAAACTTCTTACAAAATTAGATTTTTAA
- a CDS encoding DUF354 domain-containing protein codes for MKIWIDILTPKQLLFSESIIKKLGGKHELLCTSREYEEVSKLAKIRDFDLIFVGKHGGGDKKTKVKASIDRMKKLLKIIKVFSPDITISFCSPEAARIAFGLGIRHIAFCDSPHANAVMRLTLPLIQKLLIPYIIPKNKFSKYGIDKKNIISYKAIDASVTIKRKINQKAILPFNNNKQKNILIRVEEEEASYMSKSSKIIPIIEKIIKDYSDQNIVILGRYTKQIQNLQKLIGGKAKIVKMSYDGKHLLNNTDIFIGSGGTMTAESALMGVPTISYNAVPNIIEDFLVKKYLIKRETNPNRISNYIGKKIRTKKNPNQNRAKKIVGKMEDPIQKLIKVIKE; via the coding sequence TTGAAAATATGGATTGACATTCTTACACCAAAACAATTATTGTTTTCTGAATCAATAATTAAAAAATTAGGAGGAAAACATGAACTTTTATGCACTTCAAGGGAATATGAAGAAGTTTCTAAATTAGCAAAAATACGAGATTTTGACCTTATTTTTGTAGGAAAACATGGTGGTGGCGACAAAAAAACAAAAGTTAAAGCCAGTATAGACAGAATGAAGAAACTATTAAAAATAATCAAAGTATTCTCACCAGACATAACAATTAGTTTTTGCTCACCTGAAGCGGCTAGAATTGCATTTGGATTAGGTATAAGGCATATTGCATTTTGTGATTCACCACATGCTAATGCGGTTATGAGATTAACATTGCCATTGATTCAAAAATTGTTAATTCCATACATAATTCCTAAAAATAAATTTTCCAAATATGGGATCGATAAAAAGAATATTATTTCATATAAAGCAATTGATGCATCTGTTACCATAAAAAGAAAGATTAATCAAAAAGCGATATTGCCATTTAACAACAATAAACAAAAAAATATTTTGATCAGAGTAGAAGAAGAAGAGGCCTCATATATGTCAAAATCTAGTAAAATCATTCCAATTATAGAGAAAATTATAAAAGATTACAGTGATCAAAATATTGTTATTTTAGGAAGATATACAAAACAAATCCAAAATCTTCAAAAATTAATTGGCGGAAAAGCTAAAATTGTGAAAATGTCATATGATGGAAAACATTTGTTAAATAACACAGATATTTTCATAGGATCTGGTGGAACAATGACAGCCGAATCTGCATTAATGGGAGTTCCAACTATATCTTACAACGCAGTTCCTAACATAATTGAAGATTTTCTTGTAAAGAAATATTTGATAAAACGGGAAACAAATCCAAATAGAATTTCTAATTATATTGGAAAAAAAATTCGAACAAAAAAGAATCCAAATCAAAATAGAGCAAAAAAAATTGTAGGAAAAATGGAAGATCCCATACAGAAACTAATCAAAGTTATAAAAGAATAA
- a CDS encoding nucleotide exchange factor GrpE, producing the protein MSKENNSDEIPVDVISETNLSSKEYDPPKTSAEELLKLLDLEKQKSSEYEEKFKHALADFQNLNRKTQSDIQNGVNTKINEFILDFLKIYDDFVRAKEVFSESKINTDGLDSILKNMDSLLKKYNVIQIDALGEIFNPNLHEAISIITDPNLDDNTITREIRKGYISHERVIRPTLVEISKKG; encoded by the coding sequence TTGTCAAAAGAAAATAATTCTGATGAAATTCCAGTTGATGTGATTTCAGAAACAAATCTTTCATCAAAAGAATATGATCCTCCAAAAACCAGTGCTGAAGAATTATTAAAATTATTGGATTTAGAAAAACAAAAATCATCTGAATACGAAGAAAAATTTAAACACGCACTTGCAGATTTTCAAAATCTTAATAGAAAAACACAATCTGATATACAAAATGGTGTAAATACAAAAATTAATGAATTCATATTAGATTTTTTGAAAATTTATGATGATTTTGTAAGAGCTAAAGAAGTTTTCTCCGAAAGTAAAATCAATACAGACGGTCTGGACTCAATTCTTAAAAATATGGATTCATTATTAAAAAAATATAATGTAATTCAAATTGATGCATTAGGAGAGATATTTAATCCAAATTTACATGAAGCCATATCTATAATCACCGATCCTAATTTGGATGATAATACAATTACAAGAGAGATCAGGAAAGGATATATTTCTCATGAGAGGGTTATAAGACCTACGTTAGTAGAAATTTCAAAAAAAGGATGA
- the dnaK gene encoding molecular chaperone DnaK, producing MAKIIGIDLGTSNSAAAVMLGGKPTIIPAAEGATVGGKAFPSVVAFSKDGELLVGEPARRQSVTNPDRTIVAAKRKMGSDYTFKVLDKEYKPQQISSFILQKIKKDAEAFIGEPVEKAVITVPAYFDDNQRQATKDAGTIAGLDVVRIINEPTAASLAFGLDKIKEDMKILVFDFGGGTLDVTIMEMGGGVFEVLSTSGDTQLGGTDMDKVLIDYVVDQFKKKEGLDLTQDSTAMTRIREASEKAKIELSTVMETDINLPFIAHDPSSGAKNLELRITRSKLDDLIKPIVERCRPSILKALEDAKLTKSDIKKIVMVGGPTRIPSVKKFVSEVVGQVTESGVDPMEAVAMGAAIQAGIIAGDVSSDIVLLDVTPLTLGIETLGGVREPLIERNTTIPTSKSKVFTTAADNQTAVTIHVVQGERPMATDNVSLGSFNLTDLPPAPRGIPQIEVKFDIDANGIINVTAKDLGTQKEAKITIESSSKLSKEEIEKLKEDAEKFSDEDKKKKERIDLKNEAESYIYTTEKLVNHDLKDKISQEQGIKITDAVKEVKEALDKEPSELKPKLEALQTMVSEVTTELYKNASPPPNAEGQQNAEGQQNAEGQQNAEGQQNAEGQKTNDSSSTDETKTS from the coding sequence ATGGCTAAAATTATTGGGATTGACCTAGGAACAAGTAACTCCGCGGCTGCGGTAATGTTGGGTGGGAAACCAACAATTATTCCAGCAGCTGAAGGAGCCACTGTGGGAGGAAAAGCATTTCCATCAGTTGTAGCATTTAGTAAAGATGGTGAGCTTCTAGTTGGTGAACCAGCACGAAGACAGTCTGTAACAAATCCTGATAGAACCATAGTTGCTGCAAAAAGAAAAATGGGTTCTGATTATACTTTTAAAGTTTTAGATAAGGAATACAAGCCTCAACAAATCTCATCATTTATTCTTCAAAAAATCAAAAAAGATGCTGAAGCATTTATTGGCGAACCTGTAGAGAAAGCAGTCATTACTGTTCCTGCATATTTTGATGATAATCAACGTCAAGCAACTAAAGATGCTGGAACAATTGCTGGACTTGATGTTGTTAGGATTATCAATGAACCAACAGCTGCATCATTAGCATTTGGACTAGATAAAATTAAAGAAGATATGAAAATTCTTGTATTTGATTTTGGTGGAGGAACATTAGATGTAACCATAATGGAAATGGGTGGAGGTGTCTTTGAAGTTCTTAGTACATCTGGTGATACTCAGTTAGGCGGTACAGATATGGACAAAGTTCTAATTGATTACGTTGTAGATCAATTCAAGAAAAAAGAAGGTCTTGATTTAACTCAAGATTCAACTGCAATGACTAGAATTAGAGAAGCTTCCGAAAAAGCTAAAATTGAACTATCAACTGTTATGGAAACTGATATTAATTTACCTTTCATTGCACACGATCCATCTTCAGGTGCCAAAAATCTTGAATTAAGAATTACTAGATCTAAACTAGATGATTTGATAAAACCAATTGTTGAGCGTTGTAGACCTTCTATACTAAAAGCATTAGAAGATGCAAAGTTAACCAAATCCGATATCAAAAAAATAGTTATGGTTGGCGGCCCAACCAGAATCCCATCAGTTAAAAAATTTGTAAGTGAAGTTGTTGGTCAAGTAACTGAATCTGGAGTAGATCCTATGGAGGCAGTAGCAATGGGTGCTGCAATACAGGCAGGAATTATCGCAGGAGATGTAAGTAGTGATATCGTTTTGCTTGATGTTACACCACTTACATTAGGAATCGAAACATTAGGTGGGGTAAGAGAACCATTAATTGAAAGAAACACAACAATACCTACTTCTAAGAGTAAAGTTTTCACAACTGCTGCTGATAATCAAACAGCAGTAACTATTCATGTTGTTCAAGGTGAACGACCAATGGCCACTGATAACGTATCATTAGGAAGCTTTAATCTTACGGATTTACCACCTGCACCACGAGGAATTCCACAAATTGAAGTAAAATTTGATATCGATGCAAACGGGATTATTAATGTCACAGCTAAAGATCTTGGAACTCAAAAGGAAGCAAAAATCACAATTGAATCCTCATCAAAATTATCTAAAGAAGAAATTGAGAAATTAAAAGAAGACGCAGAAAAATTCTCTGATGAAGATAAGAAGAAGAAAGAAAGAATTGATCTAAAAAATGAAGCTGAAAGTTATATTTACACCACAGAAAAACTAGTCAATCACGATCTTAAAGATAAAATTTCTCAAGAACAGGGAATCAAAATCACCGATGCTGTTAAAGAAGTTAAAGAAGCTCTTGATAAAGAACCATCTGAATTAAAGCCTAAACTTGAAGCATTACAAACTATGGTCAGTGAAGTTACCACAGAACTTTACAAAAATGCTTCACCCCCACCTAATGCTGAAGGACAACAAAATGCTGAAGGACAACAAAATGCTGAAGGACAACAAAATGCTGAAGGACAACAAAATGCTGAAGGACAAAAAACAAATGATTCATCATCTACTGATGAAACAAAAACCAGCTAG
- the dnaJ gene encoding molecular chaperone DnaJ codes for MAAKRDYYEVLGVSKSSSIDEIKQQYRKLALKFHPDRNKSSDAGEHFKEISEAYAVLSDPQKKQIYDQHGHAGVDDRFTSDDIFQGARGAGFDSIFESIFGRGGGFGFNQQQRGSDILYETSVTLEDVLHGKKIDIDLQKQIQCDICNGSGCKPGTNKKTCATCNGQGQVRQSRNMGFASFVTAAPCPTCRGQGFSIETPCNECKGQGKKKGTKKVSFEIPSGIDSGDYTVPGEGNEIPDGSNGDLIVRVRVQPHSKFKRDGKDIFYDQDVSMVDAALGCDVIVPTLEGTEKIKVNSGSQPNTIIKLKGKGVPHINYRGRGDQYVRIVVNIPTKLNKHQKNLLDEFKKISDD; via the coding sequence ATGGCAGCAAAACGTGATTATTATGAGGTTTTGGGAGTATCTAAATCGTCTTCAATTGATGAAATTAAACAACAATATAGGAAATTAGCATTAAAATTTCACCCTGATCGTAACAAGTCTTCGGATGCCGGAGAGCATTTCAAAGAAATTTCTGAAGCATATGCCGTTCTCTCTGATCCGCAAAAAAAACAAATCTATGACCAACATGGCCATGCTGGTGTAGATGACCGATTTACAAGTGATGATATTTTTCAAGGAGCACGAGGTGCCGGATTTGATTCTATTTTTGAATCCATCTTTGGTCGTGGAGGAGGATTTGGTTTTAATCAACAACAACGTGGTTCTGATATTCTATATGAGACTTCAGTAACCTTAGAAGATGTCTTACATGGAAAAAAAATTGATATTGATCTGCAAAAACAAATTCAGTGTGATATTTGTAATGGATCTGGTTGTAAACCTGGCACTAACAAGAAAACATGTGCCACATGTAATGGTCAAGGACAAGTAAGACAAAGTCGTAATATGGGATTTGCATCTTTTGTTACAGCCGCACCGTGTCCTACTTGTAGGGGCCAAGGATTTAGTATTGAAACACCATGTAATGAATGCAAAGGACAAGGAAAGAAAAAAGGCACCAAAAAAGTCTCATTTGAAATTCCATCTGGGATTGATTCAGGTGATTATACTGTACCTGGAGAAGGAAATGAAATTCCTGATGGTTCCAATGGTGATCTAATTGTTAGAGTTAGGGTTCAACCTCATTCCAAATTCAAGCGAGATGGAAAAGACATTTTTTACGATCAGGATGTTTCAATGGTTGACGCAGCATTAGGTTGTGATGTCATTGTTCCAACATTGGAAGGAACAGAAAAAATTAAAGTTAATTCTGGGAGTCAACCAAATACTATAATAAAACTAAAAGGGAAGGGAGTTCCACATATCAATTATAGAGGTCGAGGAGATCAATACGTTAGAATTGTGGTAAATATTCCTACAAAACTCAATAAACATCAAAAAAATCTTCTAGATGAATTTAAAAAAATCAGTGATGATTGA
- the gatE gene encoding Glu-tRNA(Gln) amidotransferase subunit GatE — MEKKLISDLGVKVGLEIHQQLATNKKLFCNCTPIESDEYTIKFQRKLRASKSELGEFDPAALFESVKSKTIMYYANLQSSCLVEQDEEPPHELDNDARKIALIISSILKANIFDEIYPMRKTVIDGSNTTGFQRTMLISQGGFYKAGKIKIGIQSICLEEDAAKILGDDGYVRKYGLERLGVPLIEIATEPFEVELDQIKNIALSLGRILRTTKKVRRGLGSIRQDVNVSIKEGGGVVIEVKGVQQLEQLEKVVKYEAKRQHGLLLISKKLKEKNWRYNDEFDKTDITELFSKCKSKIIQNAIKQNQKIFVVSFKNLAGIFGYSPYDEIRLGKEVAELVRFFGIGGVFHSDEIPNYGIENSDILNLKNNLRINDNDAFLILAAPEEKIHTIINQIILRIEYIKNEGIPIDTRLATQSGETKFLRPRPGAARMYPETDIPPIIITKKELEEVQKNIPKSWDESIKELQTKYKINLQLAEQIFDSKYIELFENIVEKTTINPTFVASVLCSLITNLERSGLDSNLLKNEDVIRSFELLEAKKIAKESIEMIFENIMSGKSKTTEDALKNTSIEIVDGEELERIIYNIVENNYEIIRNQKERAIGPLMGIAMKELRGKASGEVINNLLLKIIKEKV; from the coding sequence ATGGAAAAAAAATTGATTAGCGATTTAGGTGTAAAAGTTGGTTTAGAAATTCATCAACAGCTTGCAACAAATAAAAAATTATTTTGTAATTGTACACCAATAGAATCAGATGAATATACAATAAAATTCCAGAGAAAATTACGAGCATCTAAAAGTGAGTTAGGTGAATTTGACCCTGCTGCATTATTTGAGAGTGTAAAATCGAAAACTATAATGTATTATGCAAATCTACAGAGTAGTTGCTTAGTAGAGCAAGATGAAGAGCCACCACATGAATTAGATAATGATGCAAGAAAAATTGCATTAATTATTTCATCTATATTAAAAGCAAATATTTTTGATGAAATTTATCCCATGAGAAAAACGGTAATTGATGGTTCCAATACAACTGGATTTCAACGAACAATGTTAATTTCACAAGGCGGATTCTATAAAGCGGGAAAAATAAAGATTGGAATTCAATCAATTTGTCTAGAAGAAGATGCTGCAAAAATCTTAGGTGATGATGGGTATGTAAGAAAATATGGATTAGAACGTCTAGGGGTTCCATTAATTGAAATTGCAACAGAGCCATTCGAAGTGGAATTAGATCAGATTAAAAATATAGCTTTATCATTAGGAAGAATTTTGAGGACTACAAAAAAAGTAAGAAGAGGTTTAGGCTCCATTCGACAAGATGTTAATGTTTCAATTAAAGAAGGTGGTGGTGTAGTGATCGAAGTAAAAGGTGTACAACAATTAGAGCAATTAGAAAAAGTAGTAAAATATGAAGCAAAAAGACAACATGGATTATTATTAATCTCAAAAAAATTAAAGGAGAAAAATTGGAGATATAATGATGAATTTGATAAAACTGATATTACTGAATTATTTTCAAAATGCAAATCAAAAATTATTCAGAATGCCATAAAACAAAATCAAAAAATTTTTGTGGTGTCTTTTAAAAATTTAGCAGGAATATTTGGATATTCACCATATGATGAAATACGTTTGGGAAAAGAAGTAGCAGAATTGGTACGATTTTTTGGAATTGGGGGGGTTTTTCATTCAGATGAAATACCAAATTATGGTATAGAAAATTCAGATATACTAAATTTAAAAAATAACTTGAGAATTAATGACAACGATGCATTTTTGATTTTAGCTGCGCCTGAGGAAAAAATACATACTATAATAAACCAAATTATTCTAAGAATTGAGTATATCAAAAATGAAGGTATACCTATTGATACACGATTAGCCACTCAATCGGGTGAAACAAAATTTCTAAGACCTAGACCGGGAGCAGCACGGATGTATCCTGAAACAGATATCCCGCCAATTATAATTACAAAAAAAGAATTAGAAGAAGTACAGAAAAACATACCAAAATCTTGGGATGAATCAATAAAGGAATTACAAACAAAGTATAAAATTAATCTACAACTAGCAGAACAGATTTTTGATTCAAAATATATTGAACTGTTTGAAAATATAGTTGAAAAAACTACAATCAATCCCACATTTGTTGCATCAGTTCTATGCTCTTTAATTACTAATTTGGAAAGAAGTGGATTAGATTCTAATTTATTAAAAAATGAGGATGTTATCAGGTCATTTGAATTATTAGAAGCTAAAAAAATAGCCAAAGAGTCAATTGAAATGATATTTGAAAATATCATGTCTGGGAAATCAAAAACAACGGAAGATGCATTGAAAAATACTTCAATTGAGATTGTAGATGGTGAAGAATTAGAGAGAATTATTTACAATATAGTAGAAAACAATTACGAAATCATCAGAAATCAAAAAGAAAGGGCAATAGGACCATTGATGGGAATTGCCATGAAAGAATTAAGAGGCAAAGCTTCTGGAGAGGTAATAAACAATCTTCTTTTAAAAATAATCAAGGAAAAAGTGTAA
- the gatD gene encoding Glu-tRNA(Gln) amidotransferase subunit GatD produces the protein MSEYTGYKGNSLELLKSKQISIGDSVKILADLTYSGIIMPRYEHNDDKHIVLKLKSGYNIGLDIEKIETIEKIKSVRKKIEKNEEVKQVDGLSKILLISTGGTIASKIDYRTGAVTPVLTAEELNLSVPELAKIANIDTKVLFSEYSENIMPEHWLKIAEKINEYSKSDYSGIIIAHGTDTMHYTSAFLSFALAGFPLPIALVGSQRSSDRASSDAALNLIGAVKFLVECKTNGIYIVMHQDENDEAIACHIGTRVRKNHTSKRGAFQTVGDNPAFIVYNNEIHRNMKDNFFRIKEYKHKIKLNLKVALVKYHPGYDPNMLKTIIDGGYKAIIFEGTGLGHVGKNMYPIIKIANERGIFMGMTSQCIDGRVRMTVYESGRDLLNLGIIPLEDMIPEVALVKAMWASGNSENREDIKEIMLDKIASEFST, from the coding sequence ATGTCAGAATATACAGGGTATAAAGGGAACTCATTAGAGCTTTTAAAATCAAAGCAGATTTCAATAGGTGATTCAGTTAAGATATTAGCAGATCTTACTTACTCAGGCATTATTATGCCAAGATATGAACACAATGATGACAAACATATTGTTTTAAAATTAAAGAGTGGTTACAATATAGGATTAGATATTGAAAAGATTGAAACCATTGAAAAAATAAAATCTGTAAGAAAAAAAATTGAAAAAAATGAAGAGGTAAAACAAGTTGATGGATTATCAAAAATTTTGTTAATATCTACGGGAGGAACAATTGCAAGTAAGATAGACTATAGAACAGGTGCAGTAACACCTGTATTGACTGCCGAGGAATTAAATTTATCAGTTCCTGAGCTTGCAAAAATTGCAAATATTGATACAAAAGTGTTATTTTCAGAATATTCTGAAAACATAATGCCAGAGCATTGGTTGAAAATTGCAGAAAAGATCAATGAGTATTCTAAATCAGACTATTCAGGAATAATTATTGCTCATGGAACAGATACAATGCATTATACCTCAGCATTTCTATCTTTTGCACTTGCAGGTTTTCCATTACCTATTGCATTAGTGGGATCACAAAGATCATCAGATCGTGCTTCATCAGATGCTGCACTGAATTTGATTGGAGCAGTGAAATTTCTTGTTGAATGTAAGACAAATGGAATCTATATAGTAATGCATCAAGATGAAAACGATGAAGCTATTGCATGTCATATTGGAACAAGAGTAAGAAAAAATCATACAAGTAAAAGAGGAGCTTTTCAAACAGTTGGTGACAATCCAGCATTCATTGTTTACAATAATGAGATTCATAGAAATATGAAAGATAACTTTTTTAGAATTAAAGAATATAAACATAAAATTAAATTAAATCTAAAAGTTGCCCTAGTAAAATATCATCCAGGTTATGATCCTAACATGTTAAAGACAATAATAGACGGAGGATACAAAGCAATAATTTTTGAAGGTACAGGATTAGGGCATGTTGGAAAAAATATGTATCCAATAATAAAAATTGCAAATGAAAGGGGTATTTTTATGGGAATGACTTCACAATGCATAGACGGGAGGGTTAGAATGACAGTTTATGAGAGCGGTAGGGATCTATTAAATTTAGGAATAATTCCTTTAGAAGATATGATTCCAGAAGTAGCATTGGTTAAGGCAATGTGGGCATCTGGAAATAGTGAAAATCGTGAAGATATTAAAGAAATTATGCTTGATAAAATAGCATCTGAGTTTTCAACATAA